One Phycisphaerae bacterium RAS2 DNA window includes the following coding sequences:
- a CDS encoding Putative zinc ribbon domain protein, which translates to MGAVLDALHRLQEVELQIADINRAIARKAQAVRRQQQAVATIDAQLASLQLKLRSEQMDADRLDLDVKSREAEIAKLRQALNAAKTNKEYSAILMQLNTTKADNSKIEEAALQKMGQVDARRKEIAALQEQRAAETAKVDEFLSAQKAVEVQSKDRLDGLNAQRTEAADGIPAGVLDMFNRVAAKNDGEAMARIIRTNPKRDEYACQGCNMSVTVQQVNALLSRDEAVKCNVCGRILYLETGAAASR; encoded by the coding sequence ATGGGAGCCGTTCTCGACGCCCTGCACCGACTTCAGGAAGTCGAGCTTCAAATCGCCGACATCAACCGCGCCATCGCCCGCAAGGCGCAGGCTGTCCGCCGACAGCAGCAAGCCGTCGCGACGATCGACGCGCAGCTTGCATCCCTCCAGCTCAAGCTTCGATCCGAACAGATGGACGCCGACCGGCTCGATCTGGATGTCAAATCGCGCGAGGCCGAGATCGCCAAGCTTCGCCAGGCCCTGAACGCCGCGAAAACCAACAAAGAGTATTCCGCCATCCTGATGCAGTTGAACACGACCAAGGCCGACAACTCAAAGATCGAGGAAGCGGCCCTCCAGAAAATGGGGCAGGTCGACGCCCGGCGCAAGGAAATCGCCGCGCTTCAGGAACAGCGCGCTGCCGAAACGGCGAAGGTGGACGAGTTCCTCTCGGCGCAAAAGGCGGTTGAAGTGCAGTCGAAGGACCGTCTCGACGGTCTGAACGCGCAGCGCACCGAGGCGGCCGACGGCATTCCGGCCGGCGTGCTGGATATGTTCAATCGCGTGGCAGCGAAGAACGACGGCGAGGCCATGGCGCGCATCATCCGCACAAATCCAAAGCGCGACGAATACGCCTGCCAGGGCTGCAACATGAGCGTGACGGTGCAACAGGTCAACGCATTGCTGTCGCGCGACGAGGCCGTGAAGTGCAACGTCTGCGGGCGAATCCTCTACCTTGAGACCGGGGCGGCCGCCAGCCGGTAA
- the rnhA gene encoding 14.7 kDa ribonuclease H-like protein — protein sequence MRLVIYTDGGARGNPGPAGAGVSICDEAGEPKYEAGYFLGHTTNNVAEYTGLLRALDVAIAAGAAAVLVKSDSELMVRQLNGEYRVKSENLKGIFDAIMKRLRTIGDWKVSHVYREANVRADELANLAMDRREDLVELDSLTGTADR from the coding sequence ATGCGACTTGTGATCTACACCGACGGCGGCGCGCGGGGCAATCCCGGACCGGCCGGCGCGGGCGTTTCCATCTGCGACGAGGCCGGCGAGCCGAAGTATGAAGCCGGCTATTTTCTCGGGCACACGACGAACAACGTGGCCGAATACACCGGCCTGCTTCGCGCGCTGGACGTGGCCATTGCGGCGGGGGCCGCGGCGGTGCTGGTGAAGTCTGACAGCGAGCTGATGGTGCGCCAGCTCAACGGCGAATACCGCGTCAAGAGCGAGAACCTCAAGGGCATCTTCGACGCGATCATGAAAAGGCTGCGCACGATCGGCGACTGGAAAGTCTCACACGTCTATCGCGAAGCCAATGTGCGCGCCGACGAACTCGCCAACCTCGCCATGGACCGGCGCGAAGACCTCGTTGAACTCGACAGCCTGACGGGCACGGCCGACCGGTAA